From the genome of Halonatronomonas betaini, one region includes:
- a CDS encoding mechanosensitive ion channel family protein, protein MFTEFYQQLTDYWFSFMNYLPTLFTGLAIFLVGWLVALFVRKLVKLGIRVAGIDIAFNRIWYGKLNAKERQLRERGWKPSQLIGQAIYWLIIVTALMLSANTLGLTAAYNLLENFLSFIPQILVSIVILSLGIYIARRSARLSEKFTLSIGVQHSHEIAVFIKIIIIIITLLAIIDYLNVVPFISLAGFLIIGGSILVSLFVIVLICGRPLISAYIARHSLRSYLHPGMLIKFEDKRGRIRTIKTFVTVIETADETIYYPNHQLAAITIKKLKDEEDLSDR, encoded by the coding sequence ATGTTTACAGAATTTTATCAGCAGTTGACAGATTACTGGTTTTCTTTTATGAACTATCTTCCGACTTTATTTACCGGGCTGGCGATATTTTTAGTTGGCTGGCTGGTTGCTCTTTTTGTAAGAAAGCTAGTAAAGTTAGGTATAAGGGTGGCTGGAATAGATATTGCCTTTAACCGGATCTGGTATGGAAAATTAAATGCTAAGGAGAGACAGTTAAGGGAAAGGGGCTGGAAGCCGTCTCAACTTATTGGCCAGGCAATATACTGGCTAATAATTGTTACAGCTTTAATGTTATCGGCCAATACTCTGGGCTTAACAGCTGCTTATAACCTTTTGGAGAATTTCCTTTCTTTTATACCCCAGATTTTAGTTTCTATAGTAATTCTCTCATTAGGTATTTATATTGCCAGGAGATCAGCCAGGTTGAGCGAAAAGTTTACATTGTCAATTGGTGTTCAACATAGCCATGAGATAGCTGTTTTTATTAAAATTATTATAATTATTATAACTTTGCTGGCAATTATTGATTATCTAAATGTTGTCCCCTTTATTTCACTGGCTGGTTTTTTAATTATTGGTGGTAGTATTCTGGTATCTCTTTTTGTAATTGTTTTAATCTGCGGAAGGCCATTGATTTCAGCCTATATTGCCAGGCATTCTTTAAGGTCTTATCTTCACCCAGGTATGTTAATAAAATTTGAAGATAAAAGGGGCAGGATAAGAACTATTAAAACTTTTGTGACAGTTATTGAGACTGCTGATGAAACTATCTATTATCCCAATCATCAACTTGCAGCTATTACGATTAAAAAGTTGAAAGACGAAGAGGATCTAAGTGATAGATAA
- a CDS encoding S1C family serine protease — translation MRFKRSIKFVFVSALIFTFVFAGAANAEEDMVPGQNNVIADIASEVGDSVVMISTEREVPMDRSHPFYDDPFFRYFFPDRFPEDPEDNDEPEIREGFGSGFIVTEDGYIVTNQHVIEGSDRIYVTMKNHDEPFEAEVLWADQGLDLAIIQVDADIDFNPIPLADSDEIRQGEWAIAIGNPYGFDHTVTTGVVSALGRPIQVPTQDGIRNYRNLIQTDAAINPGNSGGPLLNIDGEVIGINTAVATRAQGIGFAIPVNEVKFAIEDLEEYGVVQRPWLGVYYRDVTQEIQNHLNLDSREGVIVLDVVRNSPAEEAGIQPYDVILEIDQEKIEDMNDLARIIGEKEVGEEIMIRVRREGQTELIFAEIGQRDMDY, via the coding sequence ATGAGATTTAAAAGATCAATTAAATTTGTTTTTGTTTCTGCTCTGATTTTTACCTTTGTTTTTGCAGGTGCAGCTAATGCTGAAGAGGATATGGTTCCTGGACAGAATAATGTTATAGCTGATATTGCCAGTGAAGTTGGAGATAGTGTTGTTATGATTTCGACTGAGCGCGAGGTGCCAATGGATAGGAGTCATCCATTTTATGATGATCCTTTCTTTAGGTATTTCTTCCCTGATAGATTTCCAGAGGATCCAGAGGATAATGATGAACCTGAAATTAGAGAGGGATTTGGTTCTGGATTTATTGTAACTGAAGATGGCTATATTGTTACAAACCAGCATGTTATTGAGGGTTCAGATAGAATTTATGTTACAATGAAGAATCATGATGAGCCCTTTGAAGCAGAAGTTCTCTGGGCTGATCAGGGGCTTGATCTAGCTATAATCCAGGTCGATGCTGATATTGATTTTAACCCTATTCCACTGGCTGATTCTGATGAAATTCGCCAGGGTGAATGGGCAATAGCTATCGGTAATCCTTATGGATTTGACCATACTGTTACTACCGGGGTTGTCAGTGCTCTCGGCCGTCCGATTCAGGTACCAACCCAGGACGGTATCAGGAATTATAGGAATTTAATTCAGACTGATGCGGCTATTAATCCTGGAAATAGTGGCGGTCCTTTGCTTAATATTGATGGTGAAGTGATTGGTATTAATACTGCTGTTGCAACTAGAGCTCAGGGTATAGGTTTTGCTATTCCGGTAAATGAAGTTAAGTTTGCTATTGAAGACCTTGAGGAATATGGCGTTGTTCAGAGACCATGGTTAGGTGTTTATTATAGAGATGTAACTCAGGAGATTCAGAATCATCTTAATTTAGATTCCAGGGAAGGTGTTATTGTTCTTGATGTTGTTAGAAATAGTCCGGCTGAGGAAGCAGGAATCCAGCCTTATGATGTTATTCTGGAAATAGATCAGGAAAAAATTGAAGATATGAATGATCTTGCCAGAATAATTGGTGAAAAAGAAGTTGGAGAGGAAATTATGATCCGAGTTAGAAGAGAAGGTCAGACTGAGCTGATTTTTGCAGAGATAGGTCAGCGGGATATGGATTATTAA